The Chthonomonadales bacterium genome has a window encoding:
- a CDS encoding NAD-dependent epimerase/dehydratase family protein, whose amino-acid sequence MKHRSVLVSGGAGFIGSHLVHRLVREGARVRVLDNLSTGSVANLSGLESRLDLQEGDIRNAVACRNACRGVEAVFHLAAFISVPGSVKDPVTADAVNIGGTLNMLLAARDAGARRFVFSSSAAVYGDAEVVPTPETAPPTPLSPYGVEKLYGEHMCRLFTSLYGMEAVALRYFNVFGPRQNPRSEYAAVVPRFITLLLEGARPVIFGDGAQTRDFLHVEDVARANLLAATRPDVAGLALNVAGGEATSVNAIYDAIARAAGVDLPPERGPERPGDIKHSRADTTHARERLGFVPERTVARGLAETVAWYRAAASM is encoded by the coding sequence TTGAAGCATAGATCCGTTCTTGTCAGCGGCGGGGCGGGGTTCATCGGGTCGCACCTCGTGCATCGCCTGGTGCGCGAAGGAGCGCGGGTGCGCGTGCTCGACAACCTGTCGACAGGATCGGTCGCCAATCTGTCCGGCCTGGAGTCGCGGCTCGACCTGCAGGAAGGCGACATCCGTAACGCGGTCGCGTGCCGAAATGCGTGCCGGGGGGTTGAGGCCGTGTTCCATCTCGCCGCGTTCATCTCCGTTCCGGGCTCCGTGAAGGACCCCGTGACGGCCGACGCGGTGAACATCGGCGGGACGCTTAACATGCTGCTGGCCGCCCGCGACGCGGGTGCTCGGCGATTCGTGTTCTCGTCCTCGGCGGCTGTCTATGGCGATGCCGAGGTGGTGCCCACGCCAGAGACAGCGCCGCCGACGCCGCTCTCGCCCTATGGCGTGGAGAAGCTCTACGGCGAGCACATGTGCCGCCTGTTCACCAGCCTGTACGGGATGGAGGCCGTCGCGCTGCGGTACTTCAACGTGTTCGGGCCGCGGCAGAACCCGCGCAGCGAGTATGCGGCCGTGGTCCCGCGGTTCATCACCCTGCTGCTGGAAGGCGCCCGACCTGTCATCTTCGGCGACGGTGCCCAGACGCGCGACTTCCTCCACGTGGAGGATGTGGCCCGCGCGAACCTGCTGGCCGCCACGCGTCCGGACGTGGCCGGTCTCGCGCTCAACGTGGCGGGCGGCGAGGCAACTTCGGTGAACGCGATCTACGATGCGATCGCGCGGGCGGCCGGCGTTGACCTCCCGCCGGAGCGCGGCCCGGAGCGGCCGGGCGACATCAAGCACTCACGCGCCGACACGACCCACGCCCGCGAGCGCCTCGGGTTCGTGCCCGAGCGCACGGTGGCGCGGGGCCTGGCCGAGACGGTGGCCTGGTACCGCGCCGCCGCCAGCATGTGA
- a CDS encoding ATP-dependent RecD-like DNA helicase encodes MARSASQQPLPSLIPPDTVEGVIERVTYHAEETGFTVARLAVAGERELVTAVGGMGNPVAGESVRLHGRWGRHPEYGRQLTVERYETLRPATEQAIEKYLGSGLIKGVGPAMARRMVGHFGTETLDVIEETPERLREVRGIGERRIERITRAWSEQKAIRAVMLFLQGHGITATFAVRIYRAYGDEAIRVVETEPYRLARDIWGIGFKTADKIARNLGFAEDTEPRLRAGLLHTLSSATDDGHMFLPEPVLLRDAAEILGVDAAVVAPVSERMAAEGELVAEPPSDGDGMLPAPRALYHPALYRTEVALAARIARLARAPVGRVSEERVDSWLTYQASARGIELSTEQREAVRQALRQRMLVLTGGPGTGKTTCTNMMCQAFEARGKRIVLASPTGRAAKRLSEVTGRPAQTIHRLLKYDPRTRGFQHDETNRLPCDVLIADEVSMLDCVLALNLLKAVPNDAQVLLVGDADQLPSVGAGNVLGDIMASGAVPVARLTQVFRQAAQSQIVMNAHRVHRGEYPFLLPPRERERSDCLFVEAEDSGAAARLVVTLATRSLPRLGYAPADVQVLSPMHRGDAGVSHLNEELQRAWNPERPGAPELVRGSRRFRVGDRVMQLVNDYDKQVFNGDVGTVSAIDRVEQSLTVAYPELTVSYDFAECDELQLAYALSIHKSQGSEYPAVILVLTSGHYVMLQRNLLYTALTRARRLCVLVGDKRAVGRAVRNDRPARRYTRLADRLRPTVGGTARAASASGADACQ; translated from the coding sequence ATGGCGCGCTCCGCAAGTCAGCAACCCCTGCCCTCGCTCATTCCTCCCGACACGGTGGAGGGAGTGATCGAGCGCGTCACCTACCATGCCGAGGAGACCGGCTTCACAGTGGCGCGGCTCGCGGTGGCCGGCGAGCGCGAACTGGTGACCGCCGTGGGCGGCATGGGGAACCCGGTGGCTGGAGAGAGCGTGCGCCTCCACGGACGCTGGGGGCGCCACCCGGAGTACGGCCGGCAGCTCACCGTGGAGCGCTACGAGACCCTGCGGCCGGCGACCGAGCAGGCCATCGAGAAGTACCTGGGCTCCGGGTTGATTAAGGGTGTGGGGCCCGCCATGGCTCGCCGCATGGTGGGCCACTTCGGCACCGAGACGCTGGACGTGATCGAGGAGACTCCGGAGCGACTGCGCGAGGTGCGAGGCATCGGCGAGCGTCGGATCGAGCGCATCACGCGCGCCTGGTCCGAGCAGAAGGCGATCCGCGCCGTGATGCTCTTCTTGCAGGGGCATGGCATCACGGCCACCTTCGCCGTTCGTATCTACCGGGCCTACGGTGACGAAGCCATCCGCGTCGTGGAGACCGAGCCCTACCGGCTCGCGCGAGACATCTGGGGTATTGGCTTCAAGACGGCCGACAAGATCGCGCGCAACCTGGGCTTCGCCGAGGACACCGAGCCGCGCCTTCGCGCTGGCCTCCTGCACACGCTCTCCTCCGCTACCGACGACGGCCACATGTTTCTTCCCGAGCCCGTGCTCCTGCGAGACGCCGCCGAGATCCTCGGCGTGGATGCCGCCGTCGTGGCGCCCGTGTCGGAGCGAATGGCGGCCGAGGGCGAGCTGGTCGCGGAGCCGCCGTCGGATGGTGACGGGATGCTGCCGGCGCCCCGGGCGCTCTACCACCCCGCCCTCTACCGCACCGAGGTGGCGCTCGCGGCGCGCATCGCGAGGCTCGCCCGCGCGCCGGTCGGGCGCGTGAGCGAGGAGCGCGTGGATTCCTGGCTCACCTACCAGGCGTCAGCGCGGGGCATCGAGCTCTCCACCGAGCAACGCGAGGCCGTTCGGCAGGCACTTCGACAGAGGATGCTCGTCCTCACCGGCGGGCCCGGCACCGGCAAGACGACCTGCACGAACATGATGTGCCAGGCGTTTGAGGCACGTGGTAAGCGCATCGTGTTGGCCAGTCCCACCGGACGCGCGGCCAAGCGGCTATCCGAGGTGACCGGCCGCCCGGCGCAGACGATCCACCGCCTGCTGAAGTATGACCCGCGCACGCGCGGGTTCCAGCACGACGAGACGAATCGGCTGCCGTGCGATGTGCTGATCGCCGACGAGGTGTCGATGCTCGACTGCGTGCTGGCGCTTAACTTGCTCAAGGCCGTGCCGAACGACGCGCAGGTGCTCCTCGTTGGCGACGCCGACCAGCTTCCCTCGGTTGGGGCGGGCAACGTCCTCGGCGACATCATGGCCTCCGGCGCGGTGCCCGTCGCGCGGCTGACGCAGGTGTTTCGCCAGGCCGCGCAGAGCCAGATCGTCATGAACGCGCATCGTGTCCACCGGGGCGAGTATCCGTTCCTTCTTCCTCCGCGCGAGCGCGAGCGGAGCGACTGCCTGTTCGTGGAGGCGGAGGATTCCGGCGCAGCGGCGCGGCTGGTCGTCACGCTCGCGACGCGCTCACTGCCGCGCCTGGGCTATGCGCCCGCCGACGTGCAGGTACTCTCGCCGATGCACCGGGGAGACGCGGGCGTGAGCCACCTGAACGAGGAGCTGCAAAGGGCCTGGAACCCGGAGCGGCCAGGCGCGCCAGAGCTTGTGCGCGGCTCGCGCCGCTTCCGCGTGGGCGACCGCGTGATGCAGTTGGTCAACGACTACGACAAGCAGGTCTTCAATGGCGATGTCGGCACCGTCTCGGCCATCGACCGGGTGGAGCAGTCGCTGACCGTCGCCTACCCGGAGCTCACGGTGAGCTACGACTTCGCGGAATGCGACGAGCTCCAGCTCGCCTACGCGCTCTCCATTCACAAGAGCCAGGGCAGCGAGTACCCCGCAGTCATCCTTGTGCTCACGAGCGGGCACTACGTGATGCTCCAGCGCAACCTCCTTTACACGGCGCTCACGCGCGCGCGCAGGCTGTGCGTGCTCGTGGGCGACAAGCGCGCGGTTGGCCGAGCGGTGCGCAACGACCGGCCCGCCCGCCGCTACACCCGCCTTGCCGACCGCCTGCGCCCGACGGTCGGCGGCACCGCGCGCGCCGCCAGCGCGTCAGGAGCGGACGCTTGCCAGTGA
- a CDS encoding glycoside hydrolase family 43 protein, whose product MPVNYTNPVWPDYFADPFVLRWQRYYYAYGTGGPEASGGTPRSRVFPVLRSRNLADWESVACALEVEGDHLPAFWAPEVAERNGRFYLFFSAGGAEGAGQRLRVATADTPLGPFRDGGRLLLPDEPFSIDASPFRDPVDGRWYLFFAKDFLDGRVGTGVAVAPLADDMGSITATPRTAIRATADWQIYQRGRRWSGRVWDAWHTVEGPSVVVHEGRYYCFYSGGRWSSSGYGVGFGVADNAMGPYVDPHAQDGPSVLRGRAGFAVGPGHNSVILAPDGETAFAVYHAWDPARTARRMFIDPILWSAEGPRIVGPSRGGTVPGA is encoded by the coding sequence TTGCCAGTGAACTACACGAACCCGGTCTGGCCGGACTACTTCGCGGACCCCTTCGTGCTGCGGTGGCAGCGATACTACTACGCCTACGGCACCGGCGGCCCCGAGGCGTCGGGCGGCACACCGAGGAGTCGCGTCTTCCCCGTCTTGCGCTCGCGCAACCTGGCCGACTGGGAGTCGGTAGCGTGCGCGCTCGAGGTCGAGGGGGACCATCTGCCCGCCTTCTGGGCGCCAGAGGTGGCGGAGCGAAACGGGCGGTTCTACCTCTTCTTCTCCGCCGGAGGAGCGGAGGGCGCGGGCCAGCGCCTGCGAGTCGCGACGGCCGACACGCCACTCGGCCCCTTTCGCGACGGCGGGCGCCTGCTGCTCCCGGACGAGCCGTTCAGCATCGACGCCAGCCCCTTCCGTGACCCTGTCGACGGGCGATGGTACCTGTTCTTCGCGAAGGACTTCCTCGACGGGCGCGTGGGCACGGGCGTCGCCGTCGCGCCCCTGGCCGACGACATGGGGTCGATCACGGCCACCCCACGGACCGCCATCCGCGCGACGGCCGACTGGCAGATCTACCAGAGGGGCCGCCGGTGGTCCGGCCGCGTGTGGGATGCCTGGCACACCGTCGAGGGCCCTTCGGTCGTGGTGCACGAGGGGCGCTACTACTGCTTCTACAGCGGCGGGCGGTGGAGCTCATCGGGGTACGGCGTGGGCTTTGGCGTTGCCGACAACGCGATGGGCCCCTACGTGGACCCGCACGCGCAGGACGGCCCCTCCGTCTTGCGCGGCCGTGCGGGCTTCGCCGTCGGTCCCGGCCACAACTCCGTGATCCTCGCCCCGGACGGCGAGACGGCGTTCGCTGTCTACCACGCGTGGGACCCCGCCCGCACCGCCCGCCGCATGTTCATCGACCCGATCCTCTGGTCCGCCGAAGGCCCACGGATCGTCGGCCCGTCGCGTGGCGGCACGGTGCCCGGTGCCTGA